Genomic segment of Bacteroidales bacterium:
TCTTTATCAGCTTTTCGATTTTTATTGTTTTTCATTTTCTGAATTCCGGTGTCTTTAACAAATTATTAAAAGTTCCGGCAGCCATTGTATTGATTTGGCTCGTTGTTTTTCAATTTATGATCCTGAAGTCGTTAACCGGAGTGATTATTCTTTTTGCAGGCATATACTTTATTTTCGTCTTTCAAAAACTATTTGGCTTACAGATTAACAAGATACTAAGGTTTGCCGTGGTTTTCGTTATCCCCATAACGGCAATCCTTGTTTTATTCTTTTATGTATTGAGGTTTTATACTGTGGATGAGCTTGATCCCGAAAGCCTTGAGCTATACACGGCAAAGGGCAACCGCTACCACCACGACCTGGAACCCCGTATGCTTGAAAATGGACATTATGTTTTCATATATATTTCTGAAGTTGAGATGAGAGAAGAATGGAACAAAGTAAGCGATTATGACTACGATTCGCTTGATCAAAAAGGCCAGCTCCTTAATTACACCCTCATGCGATATCTCGCTTCAAAAGGATTGCGCAAAGATGCCGAAGGAATACAGCATCTCAGCAGCGATGACATCAGGATGGTTGAGCAAGGTTTTGCGAACCATATTTTTTCCAGGAAACTTAGCCTATATCCGCGTATTTATCAGGTTTTATGGGAATTTGACATGTACTTTAAAACGGGAAATCCTACCGGTCACTCAGCCACACAACGGCTGGAATCTCTGCGGATGGGATTGCGCATCATATTAAAACATCCTGTTTTTGGAGTAGGTACCGGCGATCTCTTTTCCTCCTATCACCATGAATATGATGAATCAGGTTCGCAAGTGCCACGAGATAAAAGAATTACCGGCGCCAATCAATTCCTGAACTTTATCGTTTATTTCGGGTTCGCAGGACTGATTCTAATACTATTCTCCTGGTTGTACCCTGCCATTAGAAACAAGTCCTTCAGGAACCCAATTTTTGTAATGTTCCTTTTCATCGCTTGCGTGGCCATGTTCAGCGAAGAGATATTGAGGTTCCAAACCGGAGTAAGCTTCTTCGCATACTTTTATAGTTTTTTTGTTCTTCTTGATGATGCACCAGGAAACAAGTCACTTAAAACCGATGATACAGTATAGATGGAAACAATGAGGATCATACATGTATCAACTGCAACATCATGGCGGGGTGGCGAACAGCAACTGGCATACCTGATTGGTGCTTTGCAAGAAAAAAAAATTGAGCAGGAAGTTTTGTGCGCGGCAGATTCTTCATTCGCAATTTACTGCGATGAAAAAAGCATAAAAAATACCACATTCAAAAAGACCGGTTCAATTAATCTAAGAGCCGCAGGCATCCTGGCCCAACTTTCTTCATCAGCACACAACCCGATAGTGCATTGTCACGACAGCCATGCTCACAATATTGCTTATTTTGCGGCTTTGCTTTTCAGAAACCCAGCGCCGGTAGTAATCCATCGAAGGGTGGATTTTCCTGTCAAAACCAATATTTTTTCTCGGGCCAAGTACAACCACAATTCGGTTAAGAACTTCATTTGTGTTTCAGCGGCAATTAAAAGGATTTTGATTCCAGCCTTGAATGATCCCGGAAAAGCAACAGTAATTCATAGCGGTATTGATCTGAATAAATTCAAAAATTTAAAGGACTACGGTTCATTAAAAAAGGAATTCGGATTATCAGACGAAACTGTTCTGATTGGTAATGTTGCAGCCCTTGCACCACATAAAGATTACAAAACCTTTGTGCGAACCGCAGAAATACTTTTGAAAAACAATCCTGACCTCCGTTTTGTTATTGTTGGCGATGGCCCTGAAAGAAAAACAATTGAAGCGGAAATAAAAACTAGGCAATTAGGCGAACGGATTCTTCTTACCGGGTTCAGAAATAACATACCTGAATTGTTAAAAGAATTAGATGTACTTTTGCTGACTTCAAAAACAGAGGGACTGGGAACTACCCTGTTGGATGCCTTCGCAGGCGGCTTGCCTGTGGTTGCAACAAGGGCAGGTGGGATCCCGGAAATTGTTGAACACAAGGTTACAGGCTTGCTGGCCGAAAC
This window contains:
- a CDS encoding O-antigen ligase family protein, with the translated sequence MSREKIISIAYLAFVALLAASIPVSRYMISVFQFCLAGIFILDGIKYSSVASFNKTYSTLGIILRFIPFHVWIIFDGIARQFKRLINNRPFLVFLLFSLVYILGLLHTTNINTALKVLRNNLPIFLLPLFFSAIKSIRKDQKNIILLFFVLSVTISSFISFSIFWSGNYDDIRRISPFINHIHLSIFISFSIFIVFHFLNSGVFNKLLKVPAAIVLIWLVVFQFMILKSLTGVIILFAGIYFIFVFQKLFGLQINKILRFAVVFVIPITAILVLFFYVLRFYTVDELDPESLELYTAKGNRYHHDLEPRMLENGHYVFIYISEVEMREEWNKVSDYDYDSLDQKGQLLNYTLMRYLASKGLRKDAEGIQHLSSDDIRMVEQGFANHIFSRKLSLYPRIYQVLWEFDMYFKTGNPTGHSATQRLESLRMGLRIILKHPVFGVGTGDLFSSYHHEYDESGSQVPRDKRITGANQFLNFIVYFGFAGLILILFSWLYPAIRNKSFRNPIFVMFLFIACVAMFSEEILRFQTGVSFFAYFYSFFVLLDDAPGNKSLKTDDTV
- a CDS encoding glycosyltransferase family 4 protein → METMRIIHVSTATSWRGGEQQLAYLIGALQEKKIEQEVLCAADSSFAIYCDEKSIKNTTFKKTGSINLRAAGILAQLSSSAHNPIVHCHDSHAHNIAYFAALLFRNPAPVVIHRRVDFPVKTNIFSRAKYNHNSVKNFICVSAAIKRILIPALNDPGKATVIHSGIDLNKFKNLKDYGSLKKEFGLSDETVLIGNVAALAPHKDYKTFVRTAEILLKNNPDLRFVIVGDGPERKTIEAEIKTRQLGERILLTGFRNNIPELLKELDVLLLTSKTEGLGTTLLDAFAGGLPVVATRAGGIPEIVEHKVTGLLAETGDAPSLAGMVEMLLADENLRQNLVKNAIERVIDFDYRNTALKILDVYNQIKLQQNQD